The stretch of DNA AACCTTTTAGACTAGTGATACTTTCTATTTTTGTGTTTGTTTTTATTTCTACACCTATCCCTTTAATGTGCTCAATCTCAGCTTGCAGTATTTTTTTAGGCAGTCTGTATTCAGGTATCGCTACTGCAAGCATCCCGCCTGCTACAGGTAATGCTTCGAAAACAGTTACCGGATAGCCCATTTTTGTTAAGTAATAAGCGCAAGTTAAGCCTGCAGGTCCTGAGCCGATAACTGCAATTTTTTCTTTTTTGGTTATTTCCGCATGCGCTGTTTGCTGTTTTAATTTCAGTTCGTAATCTGCAACGAATCTTTTCAATGCTGCAATTGCAATCGGCTCGTCAAGCTCTTTACGATTGCATTCCTCTTCGCATGGATGATGGCACACGCGGCCGCAAATTCCAGGAAACGGATTTTTCTCTCTTATCAATGCAAGCGCTTCTTTGAATTTGCCTTGCGAAATTAGCGCAGTATAGCCTTGCGCGTTAACTCCTGCAGGACATGCGTTCCTGCAAGGCGAAATGCCTTTTTTGTCAATTGTAAATTTATTCGGTATTGCTTGAGGAAAAGGTCTGTAGATAGCCTTTCTATTGCTAAGCCTTGCGTTAAACTCGTCCTTCAGCTCTACCGGACAATGTTTTGTGCACTCATCACAGCCGTTACATTTTATCCAATCAACAAATGTCGCTTTCTTTCTAACTTTAACTTTGAAATTCCCCATATACCCTTTTACATCTGCAATTTCCGAGTAAGTTAGAAGCTCTATATTTTTGTGC from Candidatus Thermoplasmatota archaeon encodes:
- a CDS encoding NAD(P)-binding protein → HKNIELLTYSEIADVKGYMGNFKVKVRKKATFVDWIKCNGCDECTKHCPVELKDEFNARLSNRKAIYRPFPQAIPNKFTIDKKGISPCRNACPAGVNAQGYTALISQGKFKEALALIREKNPFPGICGRVCHHPCEEECNRKELDEPIAIAALKRFVADYELKLKQQTAHAEITKKEKIAVIGSGPAGLTCAYYLTKMGYPVTVFEALPVAGGMLAVAIPEYRLPKKILQAEIEHIKGIGVEIKTNTKIESITSLKG